The Methanomassiliicoccales archaeon genome includes a region encoding these proteins:
- the hisG gene encoding ATP phosphoribosyltransferase, which yields MALRVALPNKGRLSERSIQIMKQAGIEIEDGSERKLFAAVKERDLEVMFLRAQDIVRFVHQGVVDAGITGKDLVLEADLDVVTLVELNYGHCRLVVAVPENTNINTIEEIKENSTVATSFPNLTQRFFSKLGKNVKISVVSGATEVTPHIGVADLIVDLVSTGSTLRTHRLKEIATIVESNAVLIGNKESVKKKRKQIDELSAAIKSVSDAENKKYLMADVPVKALDEVRKFLPGIAGPTIMNIMGRDDVVAIHVVVDKDKVYDAVIRLKSLGATGILIVPIDRMVP from the coding sequence ATGGCATTACGGGTCGCGTTGCCGAATAAAGGACGCCTGAGCGAGCGGTCTATCCAGATCATGAAACAGGCGGGCATTGAGATTGAGGACGGGTCTGAGCGAAAGCTTTTCGCTGCGGTGAAGGAGAGAGACCTCGAAGTTATGTTCCTGAGAGCTCAGGACATTGTCCGATTTGTGCATCAGGGGGTTGTTGATGCTGGTATCACAGGAAAAGATCTTGTCCTTGAAGCCGATCTCGATGTTGTCACACTCGTAGAGCTTAATTATGGACACTGCAGGCTAGTTGTCGCTGTACCTGAAAACACCAATATCAACACAATCGAAGAAATCAAAGAGAATTCAACCGTTGCGACATCGTTTCCAAATTTAACACAACGTTTCTTCTCAAAATTGGGTAAGAACGTTAAGATTTCGGTTGTTTCTGGTGCGACGGAGGTTACACCGCACATCGGCGTCGCTGATCTTATCGTCGATCTTGTTTCAACTGGCTCCACCCTTAGGACCCACAGACTCAAAGAAATTGCCACTATTGTAGAGTCCAATGCAGTTTTAATCGGCAATAAGGAGAGTGTAAAGAAAAAGAGGAAGCAAATCGATGAATTATCGGCGGCGATCAAGAGCGTATCTGATGCAGAGAACAAGAAATATTTGATGGCAGACGTGCCAGTCAAAGCTCTTGATGAAGTAAGGAAATTCCTTCCTGGCATTGCAGGACCCACGATCATGAATATCATGGGCCGAGATGATGTAGTAGCGATTCACGTCGTAGTCGATAAGGACAAGGTCTACGATGCGGTCATCCGGCTAAAATCACTAGGAGCAACTGGTATTCTCATAGTACCAATCGATAGAATGGTGCCGTAG
- the hisC gene encoding histidinol-phosphate transaminase, with amino-acid sequence MIEKWIKSTLRDISLYYSPTVKAFRMDNNANLFGPNPVIKEVLRELTDTELSNYPTTYSDDLRKALAGFYGLEMNNFVAGNGSDEVLDVCIKAFVESGDKVVMPHPTYALHSFFVKVNGGVVVSVDLDEQFQLVPEAINATEGKVVLLSTPNNPTGNSFKMKDVREVIEGVDRPVIVDEAYAEFSNQSFVPLVNEYENLIVTRTFSKAYGLAGLRIGYAITNPRLANVLLRTKTPLSLNIISEKMAIAALDRQDFVMKTVEKVRREREYVSRGLMSIGFKVFPSDTNFVLAKSPISSATLVSKLAQKGILIRDFGHVPRLENCVRVTIGTREMNERLLRLIEEVLRECQ; translated from the coding sequence ATGATCGAAAAGTGGATCAAATCGACGTTGCGCGACATCTCTCTATATTATAGCCCGACTGTGAAAGCGTTCAGAATGGACAATAATGCGAACCTATTCGGACCTAACCCCGTTATAAAAGAGGTTCTCCGGGAATTGACCGACACTGAGCTCAGTAATTACCCAACGACCTATTCCGATGATTTGCGAAAAGCGTTGGCCGGATTTTATGGTCTCGAGATGAATAATTTCGTTGCTGGAAACGGATCAGATGAAGTCCTCGATGTTTGCATCAAAGCGTTCGTCGAGTCTGGAGATAAAGTCGTAATGCCTCACCCTACCTACGCATTACACTCATTTTTTGTCAAAGTCAATGGTGGGGTTGTGGTCAGTGTGGACCTCGACGAGCAATTCCAGCTAGTCCCCGAGGCGATAAACGCGACAGAAGGAAAAGTCGTCCTTCTCAGTACGCCGAATAACCCGACAGGAAATAGCTTCAAAATGAAAGATGTAAGAGAGGTCATTGAAGGGGTGGATCGGCCCGTGATCGTTGACGAGGCTTATGCTGAGTTCTCGAACCAGTCCTTTGTTCCGCTTGTCAATGAATATGAAAATCTCATCGTTACGAGAACTTTTTCTAAGGCTTACGGGCTTGCTGGTCTGAGGATTGGATATGCAATCACGAATCCCCGTCTCGCAAACGTCCTACTGAGGACGAAGACACCACTGAGCCTCAACATCATCAGCGAGAAAATGGCGATTGCTGCACTGGATCGGCAGGATTTCGTGATGAAGACTGTGGAGAAGGTGAGACGGGAGAGAGAATATGTGTCAAGAGGGCTGATGTCGATCGGATTCAAGGTCTTCCCTTCTGATACAAATTTCGTACTCGCAAAATCACCAATAAGCTCTGCAACTCTTGTTTCAAAACTCGCACAGAAGGGCATTCTCATAAGAGACTTTGGACATGTCCCGAGACTGGAGAACTGTGTGAGGGTGACCATAGGAACCAGGGAAATGAATGAACGTCTTCTTCGACTGATTGAGGAGGTGCTCAGAGAGTGCCAGTGA
- the hisH gene encoding imidazole glycerol phosphate synthase subunit HisH, with product MPVKITIADYGVGNLHSIRKALENCGAKVSIATDLNLLLDAECIIFPGVGAFSRTMERLFSIRDEIVRRLSEGIPCLGICIGMQILFEGSEEGSRPGLGFMNGRVIRLRANKIPHMGWNTVASEDPILHGTGSNFFYFAHSYRAEPREGITVGRTHYYEEFPSIVRKVNTYGTQFHPEKSSTHGLKFLSNFVEFAEGCL from the coding sequence GTGCCAGTGAAGATTACAATCGCGGATTACGGTGTCGGTAATCTGCACAGCATCAGGAAGGCTCTGGAGAATTGTGGAGCCAAGGTTTCGATTGCCACTGATTTAAATCTACTACTTGATGCAGAATGCATTATTTTTCCTGGCGTTGGCGCCTTCAGTAGAACAATGGAGAGACTCTTTTCAATCAGAGACGAAATCGTGAGACGATTGAGCGAAGGAATACCTTGCTTAGGTATCTGCATTGGGATGCAGATCCTATTCGAAGGCAGCGAAGAGGGTTCGAGGCCAGGCCTGGGCTTTATGAATGGACGAGTCATTAGACTGAGGGCGAATAAAATTCCGCACATGGGGTGGAACACCGTCGCTAGCGAAGATCCAATTCTCCACGGAACAGGCTCAAATTTCTTCTACTTTGCTCACTCGTATCGAGCTGAGCCTCGAGAAGGCATCACGGTCGGAAGGACGCACTACTATGAGGAATTTCCATCCATAGTCAGAAAGGTGAATACTTACGGAACACAGTTCCATCCTGAAAAGAGCAGCACACATGGTCTCAAGTTCTTATCGAATTTTGTTGAGTTCGCGGAGGGTTGCCTTTGA
- a CDS encoding HisA/HisF-related TIM barrel protein → MIVLPAIDIMGGKVVQLVGGVPGTERIVLPDPITVAHDWENQGAPGLHVIDLDAAMGKGNNFPIIQRILAEVEIPVQVGGGIRSESIVDDLISSGASRVITGTRGILDHVWLKSMTERWPGKVMLAVDMRESKVLIKGWQEPTMITLDKIFHKIRELPLAGVLYTDVDVEGKNAGINIHKTKAFIDQCPHKVFVAGGIKNREDIDLLEKLGAYAAVVGMAIYTGGIAPSDVWRRRR, encoded by the coding sequence TTGATCGTTTTGCCAGCGATCGACATCATGGGCGGAAAGGTCGTGCAACTCGTCGGTGGGGTTCCTGGCACTGAGCGCATCGTGCTCCCCGATCCAATTACAGTGGCTCACGACTGGGAAAATCAGGGCGCACCTGGCCTCCACGTCATCGATCTTGACGCGGCGATGGGAAAGGGGAACAATTTTCCAATCATCCAGAGGATTCTAGCAGAGGTAGAGATCCCTGTCCAGGTTGGTGGGGGAATCAGATCAGAATCGATTGTTGACGATTTGATATCATCTGGTGCTTCAAGGGTTATCACAGGGACAAGGGGGATTCTTGACCATGTTTGGCTAAAATCTATGACAGAGCGATGGCCAGGGAAAGTTATGCTTGCTGTGGATATGCGGGAAAGTAAAGTCCTTATTAAAGGTTGGCAGGAGCCAACGATGATCACCCTAGACAAGATTTTCCATAAAATCAGAGAACTCCCACTTGCTGGTGTTCTCTACACAGATGTCGATGTCGAGGGAAAGAACGCTGGGATCAACATACATAAAACAAAAGCGTTCATCGATCAATGCCCTCACAAGGTTTTCGTCGCCGGCGGAATAAAGAATAGGGAAGATATCGATTTACTTGAGAAGCTCGGCGCATATGCCGCCGTCGTAGGAATGGCGATATACACCGGCGGGATTGCTCCGAGCGATGTATGGAGGCGGAGACGGTGA
- a CDS encoding imidazoleglycerol-phosphate dehydratase yields the protein MKKRMAKLSRKTRETDVEISMVLDGSGTSQIECEDQFLRHMIETFGKYASFDLTMKLVGDNKHHLVEDAAIVLGLALRQAIGDVPVERISSATVPMDDALVSVAVDLIDRPYADIECPNDLYRHFLRSFAMASGITLHVIVQRGFDEHHIIEAIFKALGLALKNAVLRRKDVLSTKEIPRIGRG from the coding sequence GTGAAAAAGAGGATGGCGAAACTCAGCAGAAAGACAAGAGAAACGGATGTTGAGATCTCGATGGTGCTCGATGGTAGCGGCACCAGTCAAATTGAATGCGAAGATCAATTCCTCCGCCATATGATCGAGACTTTTGGGAAATACGCGTCCTTCGACCTCACTATGAAACTTGTAGGGGACAATAAGCACCACCTCGTTGAGGACGCAGCGATCGTTCTTGGCCTTGCACTACGACAGGCGATTGGTGATGTACCCGTTGAAAGAATTTCTAGTGCAACTGTTCCGATGGATGATGCACTAGTCTCGGTTGCGGTCGATCTAATCGATCGCCCATACGCAGATATCGAATGTCCTAACGACCTCTACCGCCACTTCCTAAGAAGCTTTGCAATGGCATCAGGGATCACACTCCATGTGATTGTCCAAAGGGGATTTGATGAACATCACATCATTGAGGCGATATTCAAGGCACTTGGACTGGCGCTCAAGAATGCGGTATTACGAAGAAAAGATGTGCTAAGCACGAAGGAGATCCCGCGGATCGGGAGGGGATGA
- the hisF gene encoding imidazole glycerol phosphate synthase subunit HisF encodes MTLLAKRIIPCLDVTEEGVVKGVKFQNLKGVGYPPEMAAEYERQGADEIVFLDISASVKGRKTLLDVVKRTAEKVFVPLTVGGGIRGREDMRDALLAGADKVSINTVAVENPETIALCAEDFGRQCVVVAIDAKREKDSWLVYTHGGRRRTSLNAIDWAIRAEELGAGEILLTSMDADGTQKGYDIELTAAVSEAVGIPVIASGGCGTLEHIYEVFSQTDADAALAASIFHYGVYTVQQVKEYLRERGILVR; translated from the coding sequence ATGACACTGCTGGCCAAGAGGATCATTCCATGCCTTGATGTGACTGAGGAGGGGGTTGTCAAAGGTGTCAAATTTCAGAACCTCAAGGGCGTCGGGTATCCACCTGAAATGGCCGCAGAATACGAGAGACAGGGAGCGGACGAGATCGTCTTTCTCGATATTTCTGCAAGTGTGAAAGGAAGAAAAACGCTCCTCGATGTTGTTAAGAGAACAGCTGAGAAGGTTTTCGTCCCATTGACGGTCGGCGGTGGGATCCGAGGCCGTGAGGACATGCGGGATGCACTGCTAGCTGGTGCAGACAAAGTCTCGATCAACACTGTTGCCGTTGAAAACCCCGAGACGATTGCTTTATGCGCAGAGGACTTCGGGAGGCAGTGCGTTGTTGTAGCGATTGACGCGAAGAGAGAAAAGGATTCTTGGCTCGTCTATACACACGGAGGTCGACGGCGGACGTCACTAAATGCAATTGACTGGGCGATTCGGGCGGAAGAACTCGGTGCAGGCGAGATCCTGTTGACGAGCATGGATGCGGATGGGACCCAGAAGGGCTACGATATCGAATTAACGGCTGCTGTGAGTGAGGCAGTTGGTATCCCTGTAATCGCCTCTGGAGGTTGTGGTACACTCGAGCACATCTATGAAGTCTTCTCTCAAACCGATGCAGATGCCGCACTCGCGGCCTCGATCTTCCATTACGGGGTTTACACTGTCCAGCAAGTCAAGGAATATTTGCGGGAAAGGGGGATTCTCGTCAGATGA
- the hisIE gene encoding bifunctional phosphoribosyl-AMP cyclohydrolase/phosphoribosyl-ATP diphosphatase HisIE, whose product MISKLKFDENGLIPVIIQDAETNEVLMMAYANEEACRKMIETGRTHFYSRSRKKLWMKGETSGNVQEIISIQTDCDSDALLVRVRQTGNACHLDRPSCFEEVIYGNTSSTAAIIPELRRVIRDRKTSPKEESYTSKLLKDEDKLLKKIVEEATELILAAKNGDLKQEAWETADLIYHFMVLLEKMELPIAEVYKVLSERRK is encoded by the coding sequence ATGATCTCAAAACTCAAATTCGATGAAAATGGGCTCATTCCCGTTATCATACAAGATGCTGAGACCAACGAGGTCCTGATGATGGCCTACGCGAACGAAGAGGCTTGCCGAAAGATGATCGAAACAGGGAGAACACACTTTTATAGCAGGTCGAGGAAGAAGCTCTGGATGAAGGGTGAGACTTCAGGGAACGTCCAGGAAATCATCTCCATACAAACAGATTGTGATTCAGATGCTCTCCTCGTAAGAGTCCGCCAGACGGGCAACGCATGTCATCTTGACAGGCCTTCATGCTTCGAGGAGGTCATTTATGGCAATACGAGTAGTACCGCCGCAATTATTCCAGAACTCCGCAGAGTAATTCGAGACAGGAAAACCAGCCCCAAGGAAGAGAGCTACACATCTAAATTGTTGAAAGACGAGGACAAGTTGCTGAAGAAAATCGTTGAAGAGGCAACGGAGCTGATTCTCGCTGCAAAAAATGGTGATCTGAAACAAGAAGCGTGGGAGACCGCAGATCTCATTTACCACTTCATGGTTTTGCTGGAGAAGATGGAACTCCCCATCGCGGAAGTTTACAAAGTCCTTTCGGAGCGAAGAAAATGA